DNA from Paraburkholderia largidicola:
GTGCCGCAAACACCGCGTGCGACGGGTCGCCCGCCGCCATCCGCTCCGCCCATTGCACGATGCCGCTCATGTTGCCGTCGCGCGCGAGCTGATGCAGTTCGTTCATCGCGGCGGCGGGGATGCTGGCGGGCAGGGTCGCCGGCATGGGCGATCTGGCGGCGTGCTGCTGGACCGCCTCGCGAAGCCACTCGATGCCGAGCAGCGCCGCGATCCGCGCGAGCAGCACGTCGAAATCGACTGGCTTGTTGACGAACGCGTTCGCGCCCGCTTCGAGGCTCCTTGCGCCGTCGACGCCGAACGGCGACGCCGAGATCGCGATGATCGGCGTGTGCGCGAAGGCTGGTATTGCGCGTAAGCGCCGCGTCACAGTCAGACCGTCGATGCCGGGCATCACGATGTCCGTGAGGATCAGATCGGGATATTCCGTTTGCGCGAGCGCGATGCCGTCGGCGCCGCTCGCGGACTCCACAGTGTCGAAGCCGATCCGCGTCAGCATCTCGACGATGACCGCGCGGTTGATCTGCACGTCGTCGATCACGAGCACTTTGCGGCGCGGACCTTCGTAGCCCGTGATGAGCGTGGCGGCACCCATGACACCGCCAATACGAGCGGCAGCCGGCTCGACGAGCGCGGCCGGCAACTCGAACCAGAAGACACTGCCGCGTTCCGGCGTGCTTTCGACCTTCACTTCGCCGCCCATTGCACGCACGAATTGACGGCTGATCGCGAGGCCGAGCCCCGTGCCGCCCGCGCGGCGTTCCGCGCCGCCTGCCTGTTCGAACGGCAGGAAGATTGTCTCGTGATACTCGGCCGCAATGCCGATGCCCGTGTCGTGGACCTCGAAGCGGACCGCACCGTTTTCTGCGCGCCCGATGAACAGGCGCACGCAGCCCGCATCGGTGAACTTCACGGCGTTCGACAACAGGTTGAGCAGTACCTGCCGCAAACGGTGCTCGTCGGCGCGCACGCCTCCCGGTGCGTCGTCGGCGACCGTGCAGTCGAACGCGAGCTTGCGCTGCCCGGCCTTCACGCCGATGATCTCGCGGATCGAATCGACCAGGCCCGCCAGCGGCACGTCGCAAATCTCGATGCGCAGCTTGCCCGCTTCGACCTTCGCGAAATCGAGTGTCTCGTCGATCAGCGCCAGCAGCTGCTCGCCGCTCTGCTGGATCACAGCGACGCCGTCGCGCTGACGCAAACTGAGCGTACTGTCGCGCCGGAGAATCTGCGCATAGCCGAGAATGCCGTTGAGCGGCGTGCGCAATTCGTGGCTCAGGTTCGCGAGGAACTCGCCTTTCGCGCGATTGGCCGCTTCCGCCAGGTGCCGCGCTTCGCGCTCGACGGCCGCTTCGCGTTCGTCGAGATACGCGCGATGCAGCCGCATCCCCATTGCGTTGAATGCCGACACCACGCGGTCGAGTTCGTCCGGCTCGCGCGGCGGCTTGCGTTGCAATACGAACGGATGCTGCGGCTCGTGAAAGTCGTAGTCGCTGACGCTGCGCGCAATCGCCGCGAGATGCCGCGTGAGGAGC
Protein-coding regions in this window:
- a CDS encoding hybrid sensor histidine kinase/response regulator, encoding MALDRFDAGWSGLRYVRRSVVLRLLGTVLAFSCAITLILTAVQLYRDYQRGVEQIQNRLVDIDRSYRDSLGEALWRLDQPQLQLELEGMLRLADIRAAEVRELPSVSSAMIVSVGQRMPGMTIAREFPIMYRVQDKVEQIGTLYVEATLANLYHDLTRTALVILVSQGANTFLVALFTFYILWRLLTRHLAAIARSVSDYDFHEPQHPFVLQRKPPREPDELDRVVSAFNAMGMRLHRAYLDEREAAVEREARHLAEAANRAKGEFLANLSHELRTPLNGILGYAQILRRDSTLSLRQRDGVAVIQQSGEQLLALIDETLDFAKVEAGKLRIEICDVPLAGLVDSIREIIGVKAGQRKLAFDCTVADDAPGGVRADEHRLRQVLLNLLSNAVKFTDAGCVRLFIGRAENGAVRFEVHDTGIGIAAEYHETIFLPFEQAGGAERRAGGTGLGLAISRQFVRAMGGEVKVESTPERGSVFWFELPAALVEPAAARIGGVMGAATLITGYEGPRRKVLVIDDVQINRAVIVEMLTRIGFDTVESASGADGIALAQTEYPDLILTDIVMPGIDGLTVTRRLRAIPAFAHTPIIAISASPFGVDGARSLEAGANAFVNKPVDFDVLLARIAALLGIEWLREAVQQHAARSPMPATLPASIPAAAMNELHQLARDGNMSGIVQWAERMAAGDPSHAVFAARLHQLARAWQSKAILQLVERYLEGNTAS